The genomic interval aaaaggcaaaaatcccaTTGGTGCAGTCAGAATTGGGGATTGGAGGTGTGGGAAGCATTGGAAACATGGAATATTCCAgaattcctcattttccttgtcaattttctctttcttgtgctttccatgggtttttcctcttttgtatCCAttaaaaatggccaaaaaaaaggtaaaaaaaatctcattttaagaacataagggatttggggattgggggtttggaatattccagaattcctcattttccttgTCAAATTCTTCCTCCTtgtgttttccatgtttttcccctcactttcCCCTCTTTTATATCCATTAAAAACAACGACAAAAAGCAAATGgcaatttcccccaaaattcccattttcctccccaaatccctattttttcccccaaaaaattcccattttcccccaaaacccaacagggatggattttttttcccattttccttgttttttcccccattcccacttGGGGGGAGTTCAGGGTTGTCCCCAatccctcccatcccaaaacTCCTCCACGCTTTGGGGtcattttttaggatttttatatttttcaaattttaatagAAAGAAATTCATCCCCTGtcaaaacccctaaaaaaagggacccccccccaaaaaaaaaaaaagcagaaatcccTTTTGGGGACACAAGTGCTGATTCAGTGCaaatttgggctgatttggggctgatttgaagcagatttggggttgattttggggcagtttcaGAGCAGATTTGGGTCTCCCCAAAAAAGAAGGGGGGACACCTTGTGCTGTTTCACTTTGGGGACAAAAAGGCTGATTTGGAGCACATTTGGTGGAAATTggagcagttttggggcagattCAGGGTCAATTTTGGGCTAAATTGGTGCAGAATTGGAAGAACTTTGGGGCTGAATTGGGACCCCaaaaggagagcagggaggacacaTGGTGCCATTCCATTTTGGGGACAaaaagggcagatttgggaCTGATTCAGGGCTGAATTAATGCAGATTTGGGGCTGATGTGGGACCCCAAAAAGAGCAGGGAGGACACATTGTGCCATTCCATTTTGGGGACAaaaagggcagatttgggaCTGATTTGAGGGAATATTTGGGGCTGAATTAATGCAGATTTGGGACTGATTTTGGGCTGAGTTGATGGAGATTTAGGACCCCCAAAAAGAGCAGGGAGGACACATTGTGCCATTCCATTTTGGGGACAAAAAGGGCAAATTTGGGACTGATTTGGGGCTGAATTGATGCAAATTTGGGActgattttgggctgaattGATGCAAATTTGGGACTGATTCAGGGCTGAACTGATGCAGATTTGGGGCTGATTTGAGACCCCAAAAAGAGCAGGGAGGACACATTGTGCCATTCCATTTTGGGGACAaaaagggcagatttgggaTTGATTTGAGGGAATATTTGGGGCTGAATTAATGCAGATTTGGGACTGATTTAGGACCCCCAAAGAGAAAGGGGGGACACATTGTGCCATTCTGTTTTGGGGACAaaaagggcagatttgggaCTGATTCAGGGCTGAATTAATTCAGATTTGGAGGAATATTTGGAGCTGAATTGATGAAGATTTGGGGCTGATGTGGGGCTGAtgtgggacccccaaaaagAGCAGGGAGGACACATTGTGCCATTCCATTTTGGGGACAaaaagggcagatttgggaCTGATTTGGGGCTGAACTGATGCAAATTTAGGActgattttgggctgaattGATGCAGATTTGGGGGAATATTTGGAGCTGAATTGATGAAGATTTGGGACTGATTTTGGGCAGAGTTGATGGAGATTTGGGGCTGATTTGAGACCCCAAAAAGAGCAGGGAGGACACATTGTGCCATTCCATTTTGGGGACAaaaagggcagatttgggaCTGATTTGGGGCTGAATTAATGCAGATTTGGGGCTGATGTGGGACCCCAAAAAGAGCAGGGAGGACACATTGTGCCATTCCATTTTGGGGACAaaaagggcagatttgggaCTGATTTGAGGGAATATTTGGGGCTGAATTAATGCAGATTTGGGACTGATTTTGGGCTGAGTTGATGGAGATTTGGGActgattttgggctgaattGATGCAGATTTGGGACTGATTTTGGCTGAGCTGATGCAGATTTGGGGCTGAtgtgggacccccaaaaagAGCAGGGAGGACACATTGTGCCATTCCATTTTGGGGACAaaaagggcagatttgggaCTGATTTGGGGCTGAACTGATGCAAATTTGGGACTGATTTTGGGCTGAACTGATGCAAATTTGGGACTGATTTGAGACCCCAAAAAGAGCAGGGAGGACACATTGTGCCATTGCATTTTGGGGACAaaaagggcagatttgggaCTGATTCAGGGCTGAACTGATGCagatttggggctgattttgggctgaGCTGATGCAGATTTGGAGCTGAtgtgggacccccaaaaagAGCAGGGAGGACACATTGTGCCATTCCATTTTGGGGACAAAAAGGACAGATTTGGGACTGATTTGAGGGAATATTTGGGGCTGAATTAATGCAGATTTGGGACTGATTTTGGGCTGAACTGATGCAAATTTGGGACTGATTTTGGGCTGAGCTGATGCAGATTTGGGGCTGAtgtgggacccccaaaaagAGCAGGGAGGACACATTGTGCCATTCTGTTTTGGGGACAaaaagggcagatttgggaCTGATTTGAGGGAATATTTGGGGCTGAATTGATGCAGATTTGGAACTGAATTTGGGCTGAGTTGATGGAGatttgggacccccaaaaagaGCGGGGAGGACACACTGTGCCATTCCATTTTGGGTACAAAAGGGGCAGATTTGGGATTGATTTGGGGCTGAACTGATGCAaatttggggctgattttgggctgaGTTGGTGCAGATTTGGGACTGATTTGAGACCCCAAAAAGAGCAGGGAGGACACATTGTGCCATTCCGTTTTGGGGACAaaaagggcagatttgggaCTGATTTGAGGGAATATTTGGGGCTGAATTAATGCAGATTTGGGAATGATTTTGGGCTGAGTTGATGGAGATTTGGGACCCCTAAAAAGAGCAGGGAGGACACATTGTGCCATTCCATTTTGGGGACAaaaagggcagatttgggaCTGATTTGGGGCTGAGTTGATGCAAATTTGGTGCTGATTTGGGGCTGAtgtgggacccccaaaaagAGCGGGGAGGACACATTGTGCCATTCCATTTTGGGGACAaaaagggcagatttgggaCTGATTTGGGGCTGAACTGATGCAGATTTGGGGGAATATTTGGAGCTGAATTGATGAAGATTTGGGACTGATTTTGGGCTGAACTGATGCAGATTTGGGACTGATTTTGGGCTGAACTGATGCAGATTTGGGGCTGAtgtgggacccccaaaaagAGCAGGGAGGACACATTGTGCCATTCCATTTTGGGGACAaaaagggcagatttgggaCTGATTTGAGGGAATATTTGGGGCTGAATTAATGCAGATTTGGAACTGATTTTGGGCTGAGTTGATGGAGATTTAGGACCCCCAAAAAGAGCAGGGAGGACACATGGTGCCATTCCATTTTGGGGACAaaaagggcagatttgggaCTGATTTGAGGGAATATTTGGGGCTGAATTAATGCAGATTTGGGACTGATTTGGGGCTGAGCTGATGCACATTTGGGGCTGAtgtgggacccccaaaaagAGCAGGGAGGACACACTGTGCCATTCCATTTTGGGGACACACAATCAAACCCGGTGCAAACTCCGAGCGGATCCGACCCAAACCCGGCGCCGTTCCCCGGGTGCCATCAcgtccccggtgtccccgtcAGGGTCCCGTAGATGTCCCCACGGCGGTGGCCGTGCACGGGCAGGTCCCTGCGcacctgctccaggtagccCAGGTCGATGTGGGCCAGGCAGAGCCCCGGCCCCTCGTGGCACTGGGCCACCACGGCGCCCCAGGGATCGGCCACCAGCGAGTGGCCGAAGGACGCGCGGGTGGCGTTGTGGCGGCCGGTCTGAGCCGCGGCCACCACGTAGCACTGGCACTCGATGGCACGGGCACGCAGCAGCACCTAGGGGACAGCACTGTCACCAAGGGGGGCACGGACACGCAGCAGCACCtaggggacagcagtgtcaccaaggggggcacagggggcacggGCACGCAGCAGCACCtaggggacagcagtgtcaccaaggggggcacaggggggcacAGGCATGCAGTAGCACCtaggggacagcagtgtcaccaaggggggcacagggggcacggGCATGCAGCAGCACCtaggggacagcagtgtcaccaaGGGGGGCACAGGCATGCAGCAGCACCtaggggacagcagtgtcaccaaGGGGGGCACGGGCACGCAGCAGCACCtaggggacagcagtgtcaccaaggggggcacaggggagcaCAGGCATGCAGCAGCACCtaggggacagcagtgtcaccaaGGGGGACACGGGGGCACGGGCATGCAGTAGCACcgaggggacagcagtgtcaccaagggggacatgggggcatGGGCATGCAGTAGCACCTAGGGGACAGCACTGTCACCaagggggacatgggggcatGGGCATGCAGCAGCACCTAGGGGACAGCACTGTCACCAAGGGGGGCACGGACACACAGCAGCACCtaggggacagcagtgtcaccaaGGGGGGCACGGGCACGCAGCAGCACCtaggggacagcagtgtcaccaaggggggcacagggggcacggGCATGCAGCAGCACCtaggggacagcagtgtcaccaagggggacatgggggcacAGGCACGCAGCAGCACCTAGGGGACAGTGCTGTCACCaagggggacatgggggcaatCAATGGCACAGGCACCCCAACCTCCCCCGCTGCCGGtttgtccccaacccccccatgAGTGTCTCCAAGCcctcccagggtgtccccagcccccccatgTGTGTCCCCACTCCCCCATGTGTGTCCCCACtcccccaggggtgtccccagccccccccatgggtgtccccagcccccccagggtgtccccagcccccctaTGTGTGTCCCCACtcccccaggggtgtccccaagcccccccaggggtgtccccagcccccccatgggtgtccccaagcccccccatgggtgtccccaagcccccccagggtgtccccagcccccccaaggGTGTCCCCACTCCCCCAGAcgtgtccccaagcccccccagaCGTGTCCCCACtcccccaggggtgtccccaagcccccccaggggtgtccccaagcccccccatgggtgtccccagcccccccaggggtgtcccctcACCTCCCAGTGTGCAGCCCCGGTGGGGACGGTGAAGGCCGAGGGGAAGGTCAGGATTTGGGCACCGGCCCCGCGCAGGGCCTGGGCCAGCTCCGGGAAACGCAGGTCATAGCACAcggccagccccagctgggggacagtgaggggacattggggacaccctgagcaTGGCGCCAGCTCTGGGAAACGCAGGTCATAGCACAcggccagccccagctgggggacagtgaggggacattggggacaccctgagcaTGGGGCCAGCTCCGGGAAACGCAGGTCATAGCACAcggccagccccagctgggggacagtgaggggacattggggacaccctgagcaTGGCGCCAGCTCTGGGAAGCACAGGTCATAGCACAcggccagccccagctgggggacagtgaggggacattggggacaccctgagcaTGGGGCCAGCTCCGggaagcacagggcagagcacacggccagccccagctggggaggacagggtgaggggacattggggacaccctgagcaTGGGGCCAGCTCTGGGAAGCACAGGTCATAGCACAcggccagccccagctgggggacagtgaggggacattggggacaccctgagcatggagccagctctgggaagcacagggcagagcacacggccagccccagctgggggacagtgaggggacattggggacatcctGAGCATGGGGCCAGCTCTGggaagcacagggcagagcacatggccagccccagctgggggacagtgaggggacattggggacaccctgagcaTGGCGCCAGCTCTGggaagcacagggcagagcacatggccagccccagctgggggacagtgaggggacattggggacaccctgagcatggggccagctctgggaagcacagggcagagcacacggccagccccagctgggggggacagggtgaggggacactggggacagccccggggacatggggaggatcaggggtcagggcagggccagctccagGACCCACAGCCTGTAGCACATGgccaattccagctgtttttttgGGAATGCCAGGGGTCACTGAgggcaggggacacctggggacaccctgggacacccctgggCACTGTGGGGTCAGGGGCTGGGGTTAGGATTAGGGCAGGGCCCGCTCTGGATACCACAGGCTGTGACACACAACCAACCCCAGGTTTTTCTGGGAATACTGGGGATCAGTGAAGgcaggggacacttggggacaccctggggacatgcagGGACACCCTGAGATGCCCAGGGACACTTGAGGACACCCCTGGGCACTGTGGGGTCAGGGGCTGGGGTTAGGATtagggcagggccagctctgggtaCCACAGGCTGTGACACACAACCAACCCCAGGTTTTTCTGGGAATACTGGGGATCAGTGAAGgcaggggacacttggggacacctggggacatgcagggacaccctgggatgCCCAGGGACACTTGAGGACACCCCTGGGCACTGTGGGGTCAGGGGCTGGGGTTAGGATtagggcagggccagctctggacACCACAGGCTGTGACACACAACCAACCCCAGGTTTTTCTGGGAATACCGGGGATCAGTGAAGGCAGGGGACacgtggggacacctggggacatgcagggacaccctgggatgCCCAGGGGCACTTGAGGACACCCCTGGGCACTGTGGGGTCAGGGGCTGGGGTTAGGATtagggcagggccagctctaGACACCACAGGCTGTGACACACAACCAACCCCAGGTTTTTCTGGGAATACCAGGGATCAGTGaaggcaggggacagcaggggacagcaggggacagcaggggacacgGGCAGGGCCGTACCTTGCCCACGGGGGTGTCGAtggggggcagcagctcctggccagggtTGGTGAAGGAGCTCTCGCTCAGCGCCAGCTGCCCCGGCAGTGCCGCGTCAAACAGGTGCAGCTTGCGGTACGCGGCCACCAGCgcgcctggggacagccacagcacggttggggacactggggacagccaccaccagggctggggacactggggacagccaccaccagggctggggacagccacagcagggttggggacactggggacagcggggacagccatggggattgggaatggtgCAGGTACGCGGCCACCAgcgcacctggggacagccacagcagggttggggacagtggggacagccaccaccagggctggggacactggggacagccaccaccagggctggggacagccacagcagggctggggacagtggggacagccatggggattgggaatggtgCAGGTACGCGGCCACCAGCgcgcctggggacagccacagcagggttggggacactggggacagccacagcagggctggggacactggggacagccaccaccagggctggggacagccacagcaggattggggacattggggacagccacagcagggctggggacagccaccaccagggctggggacagccacagcaggattggggacagtggggacagcggggacagccatggggattgggaatggtgCAGGTACGCTGCCACCAgcgcacctggggacagccacagcagggttggggacactggggacagccaccacaagggctggggacagccacagcagggttggggacagtggggacagcggggacagccatggggattgggaatggtgCAGGTACGCGGCCACCAGCgcgcctggggacagccacagcagggttggggacagtggggacagccaccaccagggctggggacagccacagcagggctggggacagtggggacagccatggggattgggaatggtgCAGGTACGCGGCCACCAgcgcacctggggacagccacagcacggttggggacactggggacagccaccaccagggctggggacagccacagcagggctggggacactggggacagccaccaccagggctggggacagccacagcaggattggggacagtggggacagcagggacagccatggggattgggaatggtgCAGGTACGCGGCCACCAGCgcgcctggggacagccacagcagggttggggacactggggacagccaccacaagggctggggacagccaccaccagggctggggacagccacagcaggattggggacagtggggacagctgggacagccatggggattgggaatggtgCAGGTACGCGGCCACCAgcgtgcctggggacagccacagcacggttggggacactggggacgctaccaccagggctggggacagccacagcaggattggggacagtggggacagccacagggactggggacattggggacagccaTGGAGATTGGGAATGGTGCAGGTACGCGGCCACCAgcgtgcctggggacagccacagcagggttggggacactgggaacagcCACCACAGGGGGACTGAGGACCTTGGGAACAGCcaccaccagggctggggacagccacaacaggattggggacactggggacagccaccaccagggctggggacagccacagcaggattggggacagtggggacaggcaCGAGGACTGGGAATGATGCAGGTTTGCAGCCACCAGTGCGCCTGGGGACACCGGGCAGGAACGGTGGGGACacgtggggacacagggacgtGCAAGGGTTGGGaatgctggggacacagggacacggggaagGTCAGGaatgctggggacacagggactaGGGATCCAGGGGACAGAGGGCTCAGGAAGGCCGTGTCCCACCCGAGTTGTCCAGCAGCAGGTGACAGTTGTAGATCCGGCCGGTGCTGTCCCAGTCCTGGCCACGCTCGTGGAAACCCCCGAGGGACAGCCACACGTCACattccctggggacacacagtgacatcccctggggacatgcaGTGACATTCCCTGGGACACAGTGACACTCCCTGGGGACACATGGTCACattccctggggacacagagtgaCATCCTCTGGGTACACAGAGTGACactccctggggacacacagtgaCATTCCCTGGGGCGACAGTGACATGGCCTGGGGGGACAGAGTGACATCCTGTggggacacacagtgacactccctggggacacacagtgaCATGGCCTAGGGACACACAGTGACATGGCCTAGGGACACACAGTGACATCCTGTGGGGAGACAGAGTGACATTCCCTGGGTACACAGAGTGACACTCCCTGGGGAAACACAGTgacagggcctggggacacacagtgaCATTCCCCGGGGGGACAGAGTGACATTCCTTAGGGACACATGGTCACATTCTCTAGGGACACACAGTGACATCCCgctggggacacagagtgacagggcctggggacacatGGTCACattccctggggacacacagtgacatggcctggggacacacagtgacatcctgtggggacacagagtgaCATTCCCTGGGTACACAGAGTgacagggcctggggacacacagtgaCATCCCCCAGGGGGACAGAGTGATATTCCTTAGGAACACATGGTCACATTCTCTAGAGACACACAGTGACAtccccctggggacacagagtgacagggcctggggacacatGGTCACATTCTCTAGGGACACACGGTGACATACACACAGCGACattccctggggacacacagtgaCATCCTCTGGGTACACAGAGTGACACTCCCTGGGGAAACACAGTGACattccctggggacacacagtgacagggcctggggacacacagtgacatcctgtggggacacagagtgaCATTCCCTGGGTACACAGAGTGACACAGCCTGAGGACACACAGTgacagggcctggggacacacagtgacatcctgtggggacacagagtgaCATTCCCTGGGTACACAGAGTgacagggcctggggacacacagtgaCATCCCCCGGGGGGACAGAGTGACATTCCTTAGGAACACATGGTCACATTCTCTAGGGACACACAGTGAcatcctgctggggacacacagtgacagggcctggggacacacagtgacatcctgtggggacacagagtgaCACTCCCTGGGTACACAGAGTGACACGGCCTGAGGATACAGAGTgacagggcctggggacacacagtgaCATCCCCCGGGGGGACAGAGTGACATTCCTTAGGAACACATGGTCACATTCTCTAGGGACACACAGTGACATCCCCCTGGGGACACATGGTCACATTCCCTGGAGACACACGGTGACATACACACAGCGACattccctggggacacagagtgacatccccctggggacacagagtgacagggcctggggacacatGGTCACATTCCCTGGGGACATACACACAGCGACattccctggggacacagagtgaCATCCTCTGGGTACACAGAGTGACactccctggggacacacagtgacattccctggggacacacagtgaCATGGCCTGGGGGGACAGAGTGACatcctgtggggacacagagtgaCATTCCCTGGGTACACAGAGTGACATGGCCTGAGGACACACAGTGACatcctgtggggacacagagtgaCATTCCCTGGGTACACAGAGTGACATAGCCTGAGGACACAGAGTgacagggcctggggacacacagtgacatcctgtggggacacagagtgaCACTCCCTGGGTACACAGAGTGACAtggcctggggacacacagtgaCATCCCCTGGGGGGACAGAGTGACATTCCTTAAAGACACATGGTCACATTCTCTAGGGACACACAGTGAcatcctgctggggacacacagtgacagggcctggggacacatGGTCACATTCCCTGGTGACATACACACAGCGACATCCTCTGGGTACACAGAGTGACATTCCCTGGGTACACAGAGTGACACGGCCTGAGGACAC from Haemorhous mexicanus isolate bHaeMex1 chromosome 31, bHaeMex1.pri, whole genome shotgun sequence carries:
- the NIT1 gene encoding deaminated glutathione amidase encodes the protein MLRVAPRALLCCPPRASRAPQSSSTTGSPAAMAAPPDAAVSPGPLVAVAQVTSTADKEHNWRQCSALVRRAAAAGARAVFLPEGFDFIGDSPQHSLALAEPLHGDTVGRYRQLARECDVWLSLGGFHERGQDWDSTGRIYNCHLLLDNSGALVAAYRKLHLFDAALPGQLALSESSFTNPGQELLPPIDTPVGKLGLAVCYDLRFPELAQALRGAGAQILTFPSAFTVPTGAAHWEVLLRARAIECQCYVVAAAQTGRHNATRASFGHSLVADPWGAVVAQCHEGPGLCLAHIDLGYLEQVRRDLPVHGHRRGDIYGTLTGTPGT